GAGTCTGTTGTTGGTAGGGAGAGCGCCTCAGCTTGCCGTGGTACATAATTGTTTGTAGACCAGATAAAGcaaaattgtttttttggtgTGGCTTCAGgcatcttttattatttttggatTGATTTTTAGAGATTATTAAAAATGATCCAAtcaatgtatttatatacttgtctttttttgtgaatgattTTGTTTAATGAGGAGAACAAATGATATTTCTATGTTTGTTtggtaaaaatgaaaaataaatcagaaatgCTTGATATCCCTTTGTCATAAGTTTGTACTTCTTGTTTCTCCGGGGCCGAAGCATCAAGCTCTAATCCTCAAAGAATATGCAGAAAAGATAATGGATTGATTAATTAGAATTAACAAAACAGCAAGTCATCTTTGCtgtggggattttttttctcaggcTTCTCAGAGCATTTGAATGTTATTACTCCATTCCAATATTTTAGGATTTTTTATGCCTGTACTTTGGCAACAGCCTGTAGCCAGAGGCATGTTGATTTCGGGTTTTCCATCTGTTCGTACATATGTTGATGCAATTTAAATGAACATGATATAAGTACATTGTCAGGGAATATCTTCAAATTTGTTGCAAGCTCTCAGTTGCACTCAGGTAGGGACCGATTCGATTGTGGTCATAAAAGATCAAGGTCGTTGTGACCTTGCAAAACATGATTGTGGTCTTATCACGTAAGATCTTAAGAATACCTCTTAGGAATTTCTATAAATTTTGTACAAACATTAAATTGgtctcaaagatgaactgattagattttgctGGTCAAGGGTCAAACTGACCTCACAAACCCTTTTTTGCCTCATGAATGTGTTACCTTAAAAACGCAttgagagaatcctttcaaatattGGCACGAATGTTCATTTCTCACTGATAAACTGagtagatttcagtggtcaaaggtcccAGTGACCTCAGATGAGTCTGGAAAAAATGTTATGACCAATGAAACTGCACTGATTTGCTGAGACATACACGTACACCCACACAGCCGTATTTCTAGTTCAATGAGTTTAACAACCAGTGCTCCTCAGGCTAgttacatgtgttgttattCTGATGGTACAGTGATTGTTTAACActtttaattatgttttcaggACAAACTATCTTCAGGTATTCATTAGAGTAATTTTCTATTAGCAGAATTCACCACGACCTACATGGATATGAAACGGTGCTGTCTCCCTGGCTGCTGACAAACTGATCCTGGATCTGTGATTAATACCATGAGGAAACACTATATGGTGTGAGGCAAATCTGTGTCAGCAGCAAGGCCTGAGCTCGGCCCCAGTCGCAGCGACCCATCCCGAGGCCAAACCACTGCCCCAGTCGATATGGCTGGGCAGACGCATGGCACGCTTTACAGCGCCTGACCTCcttcgcctcctctctctctctctccatcccttatCTCTCAATTCATTTTGGGTTTACCAGCTTTTAATCTCTTACAATCTCTGGCTCCCTCTCCATTCAGCCTTACTTCAGAGGGATATCAcaggtttttttgtttcattgctCATGTTTGCCTTGctcgttgtttgttttttgcatgaGTGCATGAAAGGCAGATGTATAAATGATGAAGGTCCCTCTGTAATGGAAGGCCCTGTGGTCACCCAAAGCCTTGCTATGAAAAAACCCACATAATCCCTGACAGTCACGTCCTAAAACAAGTCAGTGAAGCGTTGTGACGTTACACAGCCCAGCTGACGTGTCTGTGCACCCAAACGCCGGGTGTGGGATTTATGTTTCTCCAGCAGGTCTGGGAAAAAAGGATTATGGGGCTTTGAACTTCCGGTCATTATGTCAGATCCCTCCGAATATTTACGCAAATATGTCTATCTGATCATTTAAATGTCCAGTGTACCTTCTGTATAGGAAATCATTAAGGCTGGAAGGATGCACCACAGGTTCAAGGTCTGCTCTTCGAATTGcatttaaaaaggtggcaggctGGTCACTGCTAAGTCatggcagaggaggaaaatCCCCTAATGTGTCGATGATGCTGTCCACAGACCAGAGCTTAGAGCCGTGGTCACCGGCCCATCTGTCAGGCCGGGGGCGGGTTGTGTCTCATGACAGAGAGACGGCTTCTGGTTCTAACGCTGCAGTGAAACACATCAATCTTTGATCGTGTCAACATGTAAACACCGGATCTGCGGAAATAATGAAGGTCGCACGTTCCCACAGATCCAGACAAAGTTACAGTAAATCCAATTTGACTGAGTGGCGATGACCCAGTCCTACATGGGGGACGGATAAAACTGCTGCCATTGGCAAATGTCCTCACATGGTGAGTGCTGTGTTTGAATCCATAGTGACATGTGACTTTCACTTTTTTCTCATGACCGGAAACAACCCAAAAAAAGCTGCATCTGCAAAGATCCATGAGCGATTTTCATTGGGGCACAAGTGTTGTGAGTGGAGTTGTTTTAAGGCACCTTTGCAGGAACTGACATCCGATaagtcggtggttcgatccccgtctCTTACATTCTGCATGCTTCACATTCAAACATCTTTAATATTTACGATAATCGGCTCAGACAAAAACCAATAGCCACTGAGAGTGAGCTGACGGGGAAGCATCCCCAACCTGATGTTGTGTACTcctctgtatttgtgtttcttctgaGTTATCCACTTTCAGACTGTTCAGAAAGTGGCAGTAGTTGCACCTACAAGTGATTTGCAAACCGCACACTGAATAAGAAGAATCTTCTCTGGAAAGCCACTTTGAAGTTGTTTCCTACAAACAGCAATTGTGTGGTCTTACGCTCTAATTGTCTAGTGTGTATGTTCTGGCGATTTTAAGATTAAAATCAGTTAAATCTGTCATTTCGTGTGGTCTCCGAAATTCTCCTATAGTCCTGACTTAaccatttattaatttatgtcTACTAAGTAGTTGATCATAAATTGAATTAATCTCCTTAAGGAAATAATGAAACTGTAGAATGGTGGTTATGAGGGGCCCAGAAACTAATGTTTGCCCCAGGCCCCCTCATTGAGAGGTTCATCCGGCCCTGTCCTAACTCCAGTTCCCCCAGCATGATTGAGGAAACTTCTTTATcaacagtaaaaataaaaagtaaaagactTGTGTCTGAGAGAGGCACCGACATGTTGTCAAATCCTCATCTGGTCACATGACCCGCGGATGAGCCAGATTAGTGTGTTCTCCGGGAGTCCGCTCGCAGAGACGTGGGGAACATACGCTGGACTTggtcgctcctcctcctctcctcctcctcctcctcctcctcctccatcgcaAGGACGCAGACATTCTCGTCTCTCTCGTCGCAGGGGCTCGAATCCTCCGCAGCCTTCATGAAATAGCCTGAAAAGTCGTATAGCAGGAATAGAACAAAACAACCAACACAAAGCAGAGAAGATGATTTCTCCGTGGGACCGCTGGTACTCGACGAGCTGCTGCCTGTGCTGCCACGTCCGGACTGGCACCATCATCCTGGGGATATGGTACATGGTAAGTCACCATTTATCACCCACGGATCAGGCTCGTATATCTTCAGCTGTGACCGCAGAATGTGACAGGAGCTCCGGGATGCGATCGAACGAGCTGTCGTGGAGTTTGAAGCGAGGAGAATCTGagttggctgctgctgctgtttttctgtttctgttctcatTTGCCATTTTGAGCAATGTCCTCTGTTGTACGTCAAAACAACACGTTtgagctgcagcctctgctcatTGGTCTTTAACCTGAAGAATACACGGTTATTCAGGGTTATTctcatgtatttattatttgatatCATTTCTTATAATTCACAATTTGCTCCCATGCTGGTTTCTTTCCCTTTTGGcagatttttgttgttgttgttattgttgttgtgatggaATGTAAAAACCTCAGCAGTGAATCCCTGTTGGATTCGTCCTACACGTGACCAGGTTAAATATAGAGTCACTTTTCTGTTGGGATCACCTGAAGTTTTAAACATAGGTTAGTAAGCCTGGTAAATCCCTGACCTTCAGTGAGCGTCACTCCACTGACTTTCTGACCCAATGTGAGCAGAGGTCTgatttgaaaacacaaagggAGACCTCCACAGATACAATGTTGAGATATAACAAGGAGAAGACTCATGAgaacttgtttttattcttttcataaTTGTTTGGATAAATGCTGCAACACAACTGCATCTGAACATTACAGCTATGTCTCCTTCTATTAGGattttaagttaaattaaatgtttggcATTTGATTCAACAAACCAGGTTAATTGAAGGTCAAGTTGAATTTTGTTCATAATATTTTTTCCCTATTTTCTAGAGTctgatattgatttttttttggaggGATTGTTTGTTGATACCGAAAACATTTCCGATACTAAACTGATATATCGGCTGATTTTAGAATAAAGGACAAGATGGGGATTATCCCTTGTATATGACAATGATTCATAATTGAGGTTAACTAACCTAAATGATAAAGTAATGTAACGAAGACTTGATATATTACAGTTTATTCATAAACTTTATCATAagtatgaaatgaaatataaccAATAATATTTGTTGTTACATGTAGCCACAATTGAACTGATACAATCTTTGTATCTCTGATTATGATTTACCATGAACTTTTACATTGTTTgagatttttacttttatttgatttaacaaATGCCacatatacaaaaataatttctgAAAGTACCATAAACTTAGTACCTGGAAATCAACACAAGATTCTAAAGATGGGAAACTATATTATAATGTTTATATtgattttttctcaatgttttcCCACAGCTCATCAATGCAGTGGTCCTACTCATCCTGTTGTCGGCTCTCAATGACCCAATTCAGTACCGCTACCACCTCACCAGCACTGAGCTGGGAACTGACATCGATGTCATGGACGATGCAAGTGAGTGCAGCTAATCCCCTCGTTGCTGCCTGTCCAGCTCGGTAGAAATTATCTCGTGGGATGACAGATTATGTTAAATGTCCTCAATGAAGCAGTTTGTTATCTTAAATGAATGAAACCATTTGTCAGACTCAGCACCAAATTAATCCGCATCCATTCTGATAATTGAGTGTTAAACATTTGCTCGTTCCAGCTTCTTCACTGTGAGGATCCGTCTGATGTTTATAACCGTTGATTATCTCTGGGTTTTAGACCAGTGAGACAAAAATCAAAGACAGTGTTTGGGAAACTGTGATGGGCAAGAAGTtactgactaaataattgttaGTTGCAGACTTAAAGGaagcattttcagtttttatccaTTATTCAACCCATCCATTTAAGATGTATTCCTCCAGGTTTGCTATGTTCTTTAGTTTTAAATTTCACCCAGATGGCATGTTACTATTTTGTAGTTATTTTTAAACCCATATTGACTATTCCCAATAATCCACTTATGCAAACTCTTATTTTGCTTCTTCTCTTCGAGCTCTTGATGAtacattgttttaaaaaatttcgattaattaaataaagtcGTTTATGATTACTCAAACATTCCAGTAGAGTTTATCATAACAAATATAGATTAAAAGACAAATtgattctgtttgtttgatACATAAATCCAGAGGTTAGTCTGTGTAAAATCCAATGTTAGTGTTGGCTGTGGTGTCTCCTTTTATTCCAGCACAGATTCATCTCACTTATTTAAGGGAAGCACCGTGCAACAGTGCAGAAGCATATACAACAATCATTTAATCTCAGTGTATCGTTCCTCATCATCTCATTGCATGGTTCCATAACAGTATGCTTTTGGTTGTATATATCCAGAGAGAGGTCATTCAAGCCAGCAGCGTGTCCCTGTAGCCCTGCGTGTTTCAGCGTCTTTAAAACCACCTCTCTTTTCTGCCCACCACGTCTTTTCCCAGAGTGCTGCTGTCAGCACAGACACAGCCGAGTAGGCTCAGCACCGTAAAGAACAAATCAGCCCTCATGTGTATTTTCAGTGCTTCCCCTCCGGCAGCTATCATCATCACAGTCGCCTCTGGAACGCCACAGACCCTGTCACTGGCTTCTCTGATTAAAACGACGGCTCTAATTCTCCATCGGATTAAAACGGCCATCTTGACTGGCTGGCCCTCGGACAACGCTGTCGCTTGTGCAGCGTCGGTCAGACATAGTGAGACATGGGGAGTGATGGAGATGAGCTGTCGTCAAAAATATCACTATTATTAAATGCACAGAGATCCtgaaattaaaagtagaatttGTGGATGATGTGTGTGGGGTGAAATGCATGGtggtgcatttatgtttacacGTGTTGTTTATATAGATTATGTGTAAACATGTGTGGTTGTCTGAGGAAAGAGATTAAGATCGAAGGGAACCATCATTCCCTGGGTCTTAGCACAGTATCTGCTTTAATAATCACTGTAACAGAAAACCCCAAAGTCGTGATGAGATACCCAAGTTGTATTCACTCTTTTGTGTTTTGCaatattcctttttttaaatgttttcctgcTTAACGAAACCTAAAAGAGATACGACTGTTCCACAGCAAGCACTGACTTTGATGAGTAGTGATGTGGGATCATTTTCTCCAACCTGGACACGTATAAATATCTTGTCTCGCGTGCCACAGGGGGCCTCATCAGACCTATTGCAGCTGTAATGTGAATCTGAGAAGGGTGTTGCATTTTGGTCAGATTTAGCACCTTGCATAACAATTATCCACGTGTGTCGAACATGTTTTGTCCGAGTCATATTGGATGCTAAAAATAGAGAGGTTACCAGGGTGCTTTGTTTTGTATAAATCCTCACAGAGACTTTGTGATTACATCAGTGGATTCAAGGTTCCAGTGAAATGACGTGTTActttcctgctgtttttttctttctttcactggTAAACCCGATGATCTGCTCTCaccttgttgtgtttgtctctctgcagaTATCTGCATCGCTACTGCAATATCCCTACTCATGATTCTTATATGTGGCATGGCAACGTACGGTGCTTACAAGGTAAATAAACAAGAGAACATTCAATTCCTGGTCTGACAAACGATCAATAACAGATTGATGCTGTTTGAGTTTCTCAATATTTGTCTTATTTATCTTTCCTTTTATAGCAACATGCTGCTTGGATCATTCCATTCTTCTGCTACCAACTCTTCGACTTTGCCCTTAACACACTGGTAGCCATCAGCGTGGTGGTTTATCCCAACACAGTGCAGGATTACCTCCAGCAGCTGGTGAGGAGAATTTACATGTTCACAAATAAAACACCTACACAAACAACTTTGTGCTCGTCCGTGCAAAACATTTGAGTTCAACAAAGAGTTTACTGCTTTTTAATTGAATGTTTAATAAATTCAGGATATTGTGCTGGTTCAGGGAAAGAAAGCCCCAGGCATTTACACAggtcttattattatttagatcTATGTAGACTCTTTAGTTGTTAAAGATTTAAAGGTTGTGTTTTGTCTGTCCGATTTAACAAAGGCCACATTGTTacttcttgtttgtttattttttttaatctatcttcc
This is a stretch of genomic DNA from Limanda limanda chromosome 19, fLimLim1.1, whole genome shotgun sequence. It encodes these proteins:
- the laptm4b gene encoding lysosomal-associated transmembrane protein 4B; its protein translation is MISPWDRWYSTSCCLCCHVRTGTIILGIWYMLINAVVLLILLSALNDPIQYRYHLTSTELGTDIDVMDDANICIATAISLLMILICGMATYGAYKQHAAWIIPFFCYQLFDFALNTLVAISVVVYPNTVQDYLQQLPGTFPYKEDIMSTNNMCLVFAVLVFIGCILSFKAYLIGCVWNCYRYVSGRGTTEVLVYVTTNDTTVLLPPYEEAIALPPKEPPPQ